GATCTTTTTTCAAAACGAGTGACGGCCGCTACTTTAAATATTGTTCAAAAGTATAACATTAATTTTCAGCAATGAAATCATCTTGATAAACTAAATTCCTGCACTAGTTTTCCAGCTTACAAACAAAAATTACAAGAGTACAGGATACAAGGGTAATAGAAAAGCAAGTCAGATATATTCATACCATCTTatctataaaagaaaatatactattGCCTTTTAATATATGAATTAGAATATTTGGTCAACTGGAAAGTATTGCTAGGCAAAAACAGATCgcatgtaaaaaataataataaaaggaattaaaacaAGAAGTTGAAGCTACTACTACAAGAGGTCTTGCTGTAAGGGGTGAATCTAGGAGTGGAGTTTAAACGGCATCTTAACCTTTTAAGTAAGAGCCCAAAATATATTAATCTCAAACTCAAGTCCATGTAGTTTGATACTCCAACAGATCTGGTTCTTGGATTTCAATTTATGAAGTCTGGGACTTCTTGTATCAAACAGAACCTGATGAAACTTATTGCAGACAATGAAATGTTGACAAGCAGGATAAGGAAGCTTCCCTCTTCCTCCATCCTCCCCATCAATCTGAACTTCAATTAATGAAGGATTTATTTTTAATCAGCCTTCACGGTCAGAAACATTGTGGGTATAGTAATTAACACAATCTGTAAATTAAGACATTTTAGCAGAAATGTCTGGATTGCTTAACTGAGAAAAGTATCTGTCTTGTCTCCTCCTCTGTGGAAGACAGTAACCTTCAACTTTTCCCAGTATCTACTGTTCCTTCTACCTCAGGTAAAGAAAATGTCTAAGGCACCAGAGGATAATTGATGAAAGGCTGAGGGAAAAGGCAATGTTTCtgcttcctctccccttcccaaGGCAACTGTGTTTGgggaataataatagaaaaaaactgCTAAAGCTAACTGCACAGTTTGGGGGTCTCTTCCAGAGCTCATGGATAAAGGCATCACTGTGAACTGGATAAGCTGTTTGGGGGAGGAGAGGGACTGTCTTGTTTAAGTATGGGAGAAAAGGTAAAAGACTCCCAGAGAGGCTTCCAACAAAGAATGTAAACGTTTaagtttgtgattttttttttcctggtgaaAGACTGTTATCTCATTCTCTGCAAGAAAGGTTATAGCAATGTGAATTACAATTTACTcattgtgtttgttttttttaaaaaaacagtaaactgttttcttccttaaaaaaataaaatctgtttaagGTCACTTCAGTTgcattctcattctttctctccctcttataAAGTGGCTTCTTTTTGTTTCTGGAATGATGGAAGTTGTCCCACCCCATGCTGGTGGTCCAGccgttgaaaaaaaaaaaattggctgagCCTATTAAGAAGAGTGGTGATTTGTTTTTCAGTCAGGTCCATCTTGCTGCATGCTTTTCCAAAGCACTTAAATTGTGGATTTTGAAAAGGACACACGCAAGTGGTGGTTCTCACCAAGGTCGTGGTTATGGAGGTCGATGAGTGCCTGAATGGCTTCTTCCACGGATCCCATCTGGATGAGAGCCATCTTGCGGTCTCTCCTGCCAAAAACAACTTCGGTCAGAGGAGAAACAGGAACAAGCAAATGCGCCCTAGACAAAATTAAGTTCATTTCAAACATTAGAGCATCTAGCATCAGCCAACTATCATGGACAGTAATCCCTTACATACCGATGTGAGGTGACTTCATGGAGAATTTCTCCATGAAAAAATAAGCTAACACTTATTTTCAAAGGCTATAAATTAGAGAAATGTCAGATGCAAAATCCAACAGATAATCATTGACCTATTACTAtgattgggactggaatttctgtCGTAACTCTTTGGGGTCGTAAGTCGAGTCAGACCTGATTTTGTGACAATTTTTACACCAGTCATTTAAGGAAATAACTGTGGCCATTAagcaagagccagggtggcgcagcacgtagagtgctgtactgcaggccactgaagctgactgtagatctgtaggtcaggggttcaaatctcatcaccggctcaaggttgactcagccttccatccttccaaggtgggtaaaatgaggacccggattgtggggctctgttaaaaagtgctattgctagcatgttgtaagccaccctgagtctaaggagaagggcggcataaaaatcaaataaataactaaaaataaataaagtaccgcTTCCCCAgtgggctttttttttaaaaaaaactgaaatcTGCCAAATTGTAGCAAATTGCAATCACATGATTGCAGGATGCTGCAACTGGTTCTAAATGTGGGCCAGCTGCCCAGTGCCCAAATTGCAATCACATGGCGATGGGGGGAGGGGCGCAAAGTAATTTAGAACCAACATTAAGCAGTTGTAAGTTAAGACTACCTGTACTGCCACCTATTGCCTATAGAAAGCGAGATGTTTCCATGTAACAAACAGAAACCTTCAGTGGAACAGGGAATCCTCAAGTATGAAGCAGAAACGCATTCAAGGAAACCACCAACTCTCGAGGGGATGTAAGCGCCACTTACTGGAAAAATTTGAAGCCTTTCACGATCCCACCGTTGCTTGAGAAGAGCAGCTTGAGATCATCTTCTATTATTGAAGGCCTGGAGCAGAAGGAACAATTGGGCACAAATTGAACAACAAAGACTGGGATTTCAGATCCCACCCCCAAATGTGGAATCCTTGCTTTATTTCTGCAAACAACCACAAGTATCATTCTCATGTCATTTATTTCTAATCACAATTCTATGACTTATAGAATAATCAGACACTAACAGAAAAAGACATGTAATTAAATTTTACACTCTAACGTAGACCAATGATATCGGCAAGCTACATACAAGCACGGCAATTTACAAGTCACCATGACCAAAGAAAAGATATTTTCCACCTTCCGGTTATATTCCAATTAATCCAAGGCAAATCCAGAGTGCAATCACCTGGTTGTGTTGAGCCTGTTCCAAGTGGGACAAGCTCACAGGTATCGTGGAGGTCATGAATTTCTGAGATATCCTGCACTTAACTCACATTGCATTTGAGGTACATGACAAGCTCACATATTAAGGATTCCCCAAACAAAAAAATGCAGGGGCTACTTGTTGCTTAAGGTATTTAGGTACTATGCTCAAAATTAAGTTTAAGAGCTTGTTTTAATTAAGGAATCTCATTTCCCCAAATAATCCTGTGTAAAGGCTACAGCACTGGGCAAAGCTAGAATACTAAGTATTAACGGCCAATTTTTCTCTCCTTGTCTCTGAAGCTGACATCTTTCTCTCAAACAGCAAACTTTATAATTGCATCTGAAATTACTGCTCTTGCCCCAAATACAGGGTCTCAGGGGTCTGAACTTATCAGCCACCACTGTTTGAGCACAAAATCTCATCTGAGAGTCAGTGTATCTGAGGTCAATGGGAGAATAGACAAGGGAGAAGCTGAATAAATGGAGAACATGTAGGATTCTTCTTTCCGGATACAAATCCATACACCAATTGATATGCTCGAAGCCCTAAAACATTGTATTATATGATAAAGTTATGACATAACTGTGAGTATTGCTGGTACAAGTTGCTCTTAGACCTGAAAACAACTTCTGTTACCTTAGGAGGCTCTCCTTGACACAAGTAAGACTACTTACGGAATATTGGAGAGGTGAAGAGTGGCAGAAGGGGGAAAGATGTTTTGAAAATTCTTGGAACCCGGCTTCTTAAAGCGATGAAGAGGGGAGTTGCCATAATCCTTGGTCAGCCCTTGGTCTTCCTGTCCTTCACGGGGCAACTGCACGGTCTGGTGTTTTGACAGAGTGATGCGGATGGGCTTCCCATGAAGCTTTTGACCATTGAGATGGCTCATGGCTGCCAAAAATTGAGGAAAATGAGAATATGCATTAtttaaaggacttgtacaaaccTCTCCACTATCAGGTGAAAAAGTTCCACTTTCAATACGACACAACACTTAATTTGTCAAAAGAACTAAAACGGTGCTCACTTAAACCACATTGCGGAAGACCTTGGTTTCAGACAATGCCAAAATCCCTTAGCTGTGATTTTCTCATAGGACAGCTAATGGGTTTCTGAGAGTCATAGATTCAAAACTTGAGGAATGGATTTAATAAGAAATTCCAAGTTGCCCTTGACTTAACCATTCACTGAGCATCCAAAATTACAATGGTGCTTATGGTTTTTGCAACTTTGCTAGTCACATGACTAAAATTCAGCTCTTGGCAACTGGCCATGTATTTATATCagctgcaatgtcccagggtcaggaGATTGCCATTTGTAATCTTCCTGGCcagcttctggcaagcaaagtcaatgggagaagccagattcacttaataattgcacaattcacttaacaattagtgatttgcttaacaactgtgacaaaaaaACCTCATAAAATTAAGTGTGACTTATTTCACAACACCTTGTGTAGTAACAGAAGGttccaattgtggttataagttaaAGACTACTATATTCTGTCCACTATAAATGCCTcttggagaaaaattatttttttaaaaaaaaaataacgatAACAAATGCTGTctttttttcttgcagatttCACCATGATTCGGGGTACTTCTGCCCCCTCAcacaaagaaaacagaaaaagctACAATTCTAAGTGGTATTCTCTCAAGGATAAGCAATAAGGTTCATTGTTAAATCCAGAGCTAAGTCTATTTTTCTGCCATAAAGACAAGAGGGCAATTGGTATGGATGGAACATAGCTTACATTGTACACTGCTCTAGGCTAAAAGGATGACATTCTTTGTAAGTCATTATTTGCAGTATTAACCTGATTCTTGGGGTGGAATAATCAATAGAATTAGATTCCCGGCTCAAAAACCTGTTCTTGGAAGAATTCAGAGAATTGGTTCCTACATTTCCATCACTCAACTGAAAGATGAGATTTTGAAAATGTATGTTGACAAAACTAATTTCTGATCTGGACAGGTAACAGCTTTCACAATGCTCTGAAATTCTTAAGATGAAAAAATGTCTTTAAAATGTCCTAAAAATACAACTATGTATTGCCACAAGGTTTAATGACATAAAAGGCACATAAAAACCCTGAAAAGTTTCAAAAAGGAAACCTCTCAGGATTACATTGTGCTTTTTATATGCAAGACTGTTGCCAGTCAGATAATGTCAGCACACTAGATTTAATAGAAATTTATTTTCTGTGATATTGCTGCATTTCTTCACTGAGGGGTTTAACTAATGTTTAACAAAGtccaaagtaaaacacactttggGACCCAAGCTCAGTCAAAGCCTTGCTGCTACCAGCGGGGACTATGACTGCTTTGAAAGGCGAAGAAAAGGCATGGCATTTTACAGATGTACCTAAcaaattggggtgtgtgtgtgtgtgtgtaaatttcaaAGCACTTTTTCACTTTAGTCCTGAATACCTGCACCtccttaaatatataatatagaaatatataaaagATGCACATGACTTTTTCAACCTCAAAAAACATATGCATGCCAAAATAGAAAATTTTTGTCAAAAGGAAAaaagccccacccacccagtaACCAAATGCataatgcattaaagaaaagtaTTTGTACAAGTGTATCCTTTCTGGGAAAAGTACGAACAAAACAGCATTTTACTTTTGAAATAGCTTGCGGAAAGCATGCTGATTAAGGAAGCACGTTTAGTTGGAGAAACTAtactatatataaaatacatgatAATCTGCTTTTAATGAgtgattcagcaaaaaaacaaacaaacaatagatcCACTTTATTCACcaccaaataaaaaataaaaagtgtatATTTACCCAGTTGAGATTGATTGCCATCTGACATTTGAACCAAGGCATTCTCCTTTTTATTGAACAAAATCTTCACTCTTTGTACATCACCATATACCCCTTAGGGAAGTcagcaaagaaaaaaagcagGTATTCAGAAAGAAACTTTAGTTATCCCAAATTCATCCAAGACCCAGTCAAACCCCAATCTGTTTTCACTCCACATAAAAGTTGCTTTATTCTGCTGAGGATAAATCTGATCAGCAACAGAAAACGGGAGTAATTCTTTGAAGTACTGTATTGATAGGCAATACTAGAGAGCACCCAACGAAATGCCAACTGCCGCCAGCAGAGCTGAGATGCCATTTCACATGCTATCTGTTTCTGACCTGCCCCACCAACATGCAAAGCAACCAAACCATGCACAACAGGTAAACTGAAACTAAAACAGCACCAATTTTGTAACTGGAGCGTTCAACAAATGGCAAACCCTCCCTCAACCACACTTGCTTTCCCCAAAGTAAaatctcaaaatgaaaaaaaggtaataaaaaaagTGTGAATGATAACATACCGAAAAGAATAAAGAGGCATTGGGGTGTAACTCTCTTTAGAGAACAGCAGAGCAAGGCAGCGGAGGGACAGGGAAGAGGTAAGGAATCGGAGGGGAGAGTGAAGGTTGCGCAAATCGTCGACAACGAAGGAAAGGTAGAGTCCCCGCAGGAAATGGCGAAATTGGTTGATGGATGATGAAGTTTTCAAGATGGTTAATATTGAAGGGCAAGTTGGTTTCCGAAGAGCAGGAAGATATTTTTTTGAGGGGGgcatttttatatatatgtatatatatttgtttcaaGCAACAACAGGAAGCAGAAGTACCGTGCAGTCAGTTGGCAAAGAAATTCCGGAtcaaggagaaggggaggaaaaaaaatattgagggATGGggtggagagaaaagaaaaaagtagcaAAAAACAGGTCagtaaatacataaaagaaatatgTCGTGTTCCATCAGTAAAGATTTATAGATTTCTAAAACATACAACActttcaacagaaaaaaaaactagttaatagggtttttttaacctAGTGGAACACAACAATAAAAGAAGAGCACTTTACTTAAGTAAGATATAACTAAGGTGGAGAGGCAGTATTGCAACAGAGCGACTAAAGGGCATGATGGCAAAGTTCATGACAGGGCCAACAAAGGCAGAGGTCCATTTAAACCTGCCAAGGACTCTCTCCTCAGTTTTCTAAAAGCAGAAGTGTTTACTTAGTTCTACTTTTAAACAACCCTGGAGAGGTTTTCAAGCAACAGGTGAAAGGGTTCTCTCTTCAATCTCAAAAGTTTTAAGCTTCTCTCCAAAATCTGGTTGGAATTGATTATTGTGAAAAAACATTAAGGCCCATGGAATCATCAGTTTAAAATTTATAGCTTTCTCTTAATTACCATCTGCTGAAAGTTAAAATAATCTGGCTTTCAATTCAGACTAATCTGGCAGCAAATTTATACCaaactgctgcacgaatcccagcgaccagttaggtcccacagagtggatcttctccgggtcccgtcaactaagcaatgtcgcctggcgggacccaggggaagagccttctctgtggcggccccggccctctggaaccaactccccccagagattagaactgcccccaccctccttgcctttcgtaaacaacttaaaacccacctctgccgccaggcatgggggaattgagatcctctttccccctaggcctttacaattctatgcatggtatgtatgtatgtatgtatgtttggtttttatattaattgatttttaatcatcaataccaaattactattgtacactgttttattgtcgctgttagccgccccgagtctctggagaggggcggcatataaatccaataaataaataaataaataaataaataaataaataaataaataaataaataaataaataaactgggggaaaaaatccagtTTTAATTGGATGAGGGCTGGATTCTTCTTTCCCTAATAGATATTTAGGGGACAAGCGCCAGCTTTGACAACGTTGCTGCCAAACTAAATCTAGTCCAATTTCTCCTTGTAGATTCTTCTACCTGAAAAATAGTATCTCAAGAACACCCTATAAAAATAAATGGGTGGCACAAAGGTGCCTCAGGTGCTCTTTCTAAAACCCAAAGTGTGAAGCAGCATTGTGTACACTGCAAAGCAGCCTTGACATCCCAAAATGTCTGTATACCAACTGGCAGGCACATTTTGGTAGCACTTTAGGCTTGAGACTGCAGGCAAAATTTATAAATCAAGAGTAATCAATACAAAACCCGACAAAAGTCTGAAAATCCATACTAGTCTGCATCTCCTCAGCCACAATTGTTTGCCAGTCTCCTGTCTCTTAGATATAGTTTCCAATGCTgggaaaggggaaaggggggaaTGAGAGTAATGAGTCCCTCTGGAGAATACTGCCTCTCAACTGTATGCACAGATTAAGTTTCTATAACACTGATTATACaagcaatgaaaaataaaagttGAAGTAATTAGTTCAGCTTCACTAGAGATATCGTAGCTTCTAGCCCAAGAGAAGCTGGGTGAATGagtaaaataaacacacaaaGAGGCATGAAATCAGTTGCTCAGCAATACTCATTTAGGCAGGTCTACTGAGTAAAACAGCCTCCAAATTTTGGTTGTAACATTTCTtaaagatatacagtagtacctctagatacgagctgctccacatgcgagtattccaagttacgagccacgacgggagcgaaatttctgttcgacagccgagctcaaattcgggatacgagccgagcgtccactaggtggcgcaagaatccttgcttctggttatctcggcggggaaaaacaaagtctaacgccatttgttccagatatgagttattgacatacgagctccgttctggaacgaattaaactcgtatctagaggtactactgtactaactAAAAAGCGCTACAGAGTATTCTTCATGCAGATTTGAGGTCAGAGGGGCTAAATTTAAGATGAAAAAATAGGTCCAATCAATTTTATAGTAACTTGTATTTCTGGTAAGCTCGTTCAGTCTTCAGCTCTTTAGAATTCAGTTCCAGACATTTATATTCCCTCTATTTTCAGCAGCACCTGTTTCAACTATCCTTTTCTAATTTTAAAGAATTTACCTACTCATTTCCTGATCTCTACAAAAAGGTACTTTTCATGAAAAATGTAGAGATATCTGATCAGTGGGATAATATATTATAGAATATGCTTCTACTGTCACAATTTGAGTTAAACCTATAAGAGGTTTATTAGGAATTATGTTACTAAACATGAAAAAGGATTGAACAATAGTGCGCCTGATGCTACAGACTtggtttaatttcattaattgctCACTTCAGGACCCTCTGTAGCCATGAATCAGGTGCTtgaaagcttaatttttttttattttggaaagAGAATAAGAAAATGCTCAAAGAGAATTGAAACATTTTATTACTTCATCCTCTTTTTACTACTGCAATTATCCAAGCCCATGCCAATTTTTCCTAGTGAGAAGGAGAGCCCTGTTGTCAGAATTCTAAGCAATTCATAGGATTCCAGGGGGTCCTGGAATGAGAGGAGTATTGCTGGCAAAAATTGCATGTCCTGAAAAGGATAGTTATAATGGATAGGTAAAAACCACAAAATGGATTACAAATGGTTAATttcctcttaattttcaaattgatAATTCTTTCATCCATCCCTCTGCAGTAGAGCTTCTTACATAAGTAATGTAAGCAGAAATTTAACTTTTAAGCATAGCTTTAAGCACCGGGGTTCAAGCAATAAAGCTCACTGCAGaggcaaaactgaatgcaatttcTACTACTTCAGTAACCCACTTCAAAGTCCAAGTGGATCTATTGAATTACATCCTTTGTGCAGATCGTTTAACATGCCTTCAAGGTCCATTTTAAGGCAGCCAAATGCTTCAATCAAAAAGGGGAGAAAGTTAAATGGAACTGAAAATGTAAAAATTATTCAAGAAGTTAAAGAACAGAATAAGGCACACGACTTTAAAGAATTTTGGTAAAGGAAAATGTATCAATGCACGTCAAAGAAAATACATACTTGGCAAAAGATAAAATAAAGCTAAGCTGGCAGGGGAGGCAAAGATCAAGGCACCCAATAAAAAGGGACAGAATGAGCACTGTCACTCCAACTGCAGGGTTTGAAAGTTACAACATGCCAGGGGGGAGGACTACAGGATTTTTGCTGTGGTAAGGAAGACCCAAGTAGAGACAAAACCAATAGGGTAAAAAGTACAAAAGGAAAATTTCGCAATGAAATGGTCTTAAAATTTTGCTTTGGGGAGTGAGAGCAGGCCAGCAAATACTTTGGCTCACATCAAGGAAGGGCAACGATGTTAAGCCTTCCACCCACAGCCCATCAAATATCCAAATGCAGATGAGTGTGCCTACGGCTATTCTGGATGACAACTTCTAAGGCATACAACTGCCACCATGGTCGAGGGCAAGGTATCCTAGTCCACGCCCCTTATTTGCTTTTGAATCAGCTGCTGGACTTTGATTTTTAGACACTCCATTTCGGGGACCCCAAAACATTTCAGCATTTGAAGCTTCAGCACAAGATTTCTGGGGGAAGGAATAGTTTAGAGAAAAGGTCAGAAATcggaaggaagcaaagaataaATGAGATACGTTGGAGAGAAAAGATTACAAGGCTGCCACTAACCTCTGGGTTCAAATTGCTAACCAGCAGAACGGAGTTCCCTGCGCCGGCAAGGCCGGGAATTCCAAGCCGTCCTGCGGCAGCTGCGGCTGCGGCTGGGATAGTCAAAGGAGCAAGTGCTCCATGTACATTTGGAACTGAGAGGCCTGAAAAAATTAAAGAGTATTAACCAGGAGAGAAGTCCACAGCACATTCCCTGCTACGACTTGCAGTGGAAATAAGGACCTTTGACCAACATGTTTCTTAAAAGAAGTACTTcagtgcaggggtctccaaccttagcagatttaagacttgtggacttcaactcccaaagctgGCTGAGTAATTcttggagttaaagtccacaagtcttaaagttgcaaagatgggagacccctgctttagggtATCCATTTTCTTTCATTCAAGGACCCAGAACAACCAGATATGCTGGAACATTAATGGGCTGAAGCATCTCCAGTTCTGTTATTGTTCAGGACTCTGCTCTCAGCTTCCGACAGAGGGAATAAGCCTCGTTGGGCTGCCTTTGGCTCTCCTTGGGTGGTGTGCGAATCAGACGTCTGCTTTTAAACAAGTTCTGCAAAATTTCATAGGCTTATTTAAGCAAAATcacttggggggggaggggaagcaggAAGGGAGATGACACACAAAGCAGTGCATTTGTACTTTTTTTTCCACCAAGGCATGCTGGAAGTGCCTCATTCTTTTTTAATCATGCAGATATTAAAACCATACCTATGTACATTCCAGTCACTGACAAAATGACATCATCCCAATTCAAGCATTTAAACATGAGCTTATTCCTTTGTATCAAAAGCATATAATCCTGAAGGGCACATAAAAGTTGTTCACCTCCTTTGTCCATCAGAACAGAGATTATTGTAGAGTATGAATacattttcgcaggttcgaacttcgcggaacttctataccacgggttttcaaaaatattaattaaaaaatactttgcggtttccccccctataccacggtttttcccgcccgatgacgtcatatgtcatcgccaaactttcgtctgcctttaaaaaacattttttaaaaataaactttaataaataaacatggtgagtaataatctaaatggttgctaagggaatgggaaattgtaatttagggggttaaagtgttaagggaaggcttgggatactgttcatagtcaaaaatagtgtatttacttccgcatctctactttgcggaaattcaactttcgcgggtggtctcggaacgcatcccccgcgaaaatcgagggaacactgtagttctgtCTTGTTTTTTATAGGACCAACgggaggaaaatatatatatatatagcaaagATTATCAGTGCCTGCTTCAAATATTCCCTTCCAAGCACTACTTCCAGcaaattttaataattaaaaaatccataaaaaattATTAACACAACTTTTACACTTGAGACATTAAAATTATTAGAaatattgactcagccttccatccttcctaggtgagtaaaataggacccagattgtggggggcaatatggtgaAATTGTAAATCACAATTTCACTATACTGTGGTTTacggagagggctgtaaagcacagcgaagcagtatagaagtctaagtgctattgctaaagtgCCAAATCTCAAATCTAAGACTTTCCAGCCTCTTCCCTTCCTATCAACTATAAAGTCAACATGCTCATGTGCTTTCTCAAGGTTAAATACATTTTGTTCAGATAGACTGAGGTGTTGCCACAGCCTAGCTATCTAAGCAaactctttttaatttattgccaTTAGGGTTGTCCATACTGTAAATCAACCTGAATATTTTTATCTTACTGGGGCAAAATGTTCCGAGTAAAATGATAATGTAATGCACATTCTCAGTAGGATCTACATGTAAGTAAGAGGACTTTGGGCACATTGAGAATCCACTACAGGAACGAAGGACATGTTAGTACAATTTCCATGTGACAAAAGATCACAGAACATAGAAACCTTATGAGCCTGTGGTCATAGATTTCTCAAATGGTGCGGATTACTATTCCCAATCTGCTACTAACATTTAGGAGTCCAAaataagagggagaaggaagggcaatGATATAACAAAAGCATGAGCAATGTTTAAAGAAACAGTACCTGCAGCTTGAGGAATTGCAAAAGCAGGAGGGAAGCCAGCTCCTGCATAAGGAGAGGCTGAAATGATCCCTGGAGCACCtacaaaatagaaaatattgGTTAGTTCATTAGACATGGCAAACTCCAGTTATCCATAGTAGGGCAtgttttaacacacacacacaaaatccctATACATATAGGTCTTACTCTCCTTAATTAACATCCTAAGGAGCCATggttgcgcagtggttagaatgcactatTGTAGGCTAATTCAGCTTACTGCCAGAAGTTCGAGTCTcactgattcagccttccatccttccaaggccagtaaaatgaggacctagattgttggaggCAGTGTGCTGACTCTATAAAACCACTTA
This genomic window from Erythrolamprus reginae isolate rEryReg1 chromosome 1, rEryReg1.hap1, whole genome shotgun sequence contains:
- the PTBP1 gene encoding polypyrimidine tract-binding protein 1 isoform X3, which codes for MLKGKNQAFIEMNTEEAANTMVSYYTTIAPVLRSQQIYIQFSNHKELKTDNSPNQARAQAALQAVNSVQSGNLALSASAAAVDAGMAMAGQSPVLRIIVENLFYPVTLDVLHQIFSKFGTVLKIITFTKNNQFQALLQYADPMSAQHAKLSLDGQNIYNACCTLRIDFSKLTSLNVKYNNDKSRDYTRPELPSGDNQPSLDQTMAAAFGAPGIISASPYAGAGFPPAFAIPQAAGLSVPNVHGALAPLTIPAAAAAAAGRLGIPGLAGAGNSVLLVSNLNPERVTPQCLFILFGVYGDVQRVKILFNKKENALVQMSDGNQSQLAMSHLNGQKLHGKPIRITLSKHQTVQLPREGQEDQGLTKDYGNSPLHRFKKPGSKNFQNIFPPSATLHLSNIPPSIIEDDLKLLFSSNGGIVKGFKFFQRDRKMALIQMGSVEEAIQALIDLHNHDLGENHHLRVSFSKSTI
- the PTBP1 gene encoding polypyrimidine tract-binding protein 1 isoform X4 — protein: MLKGKNQAFIEMNTEEAANTMVSYYTTIAPVLRSQQIYIQFSNHKELKTDNSPNQARAQAALQAVNSVQSGNLALSASAAAVDAGMAMAGQSPVLRIIVENLFYPVTLDVLHQIFSKFGTVLKIITFTKNNQFQALLQYADPMSAQHAKLSLDGQNIYNACCTLRIDFSKLTSLNVKYNNDKSRDYTRPELPSGDNQPSLDQTMAAAFGAPGIISASPYAGAGFPPAFAIPQAAGLSVPNVHGALAPLTIPAAAAAAAGRLGIPGLAGAGNSVLLVSNLNPERVTPQCLFILFGVYGDVQRVKILFNKKENALVQMSDGNQSQLAMSHLNGQKLHGKPIRITLSKHQTVQLPREGQEDQGLTKDYGNSPLHRFKKPGSKNFQNIFPPSATLHLSNIPPSIIEDDLKLLFSSNGGIVKGFKFFQAHLLVPVSPLTEVVFGRRDRKMALIQMGSVEEAIQALIDLHNHDLGENHHLRVSFSKSTI